Within Solanum stenotomum isolate F172 unplaced genomic scaffold, ASM1918654v1 scaffold2778, whole genome shotgun sequence, the genomic segment GAAAGAAGAAAGGTATGGGAAGAAATTGAAGATGTCAGGGGTTTAATGGAAGGTCCTTGGGCTATTTGTGGTGATTTCAACACTACAAGATATGTCTCGGAGAAGAGAAATTGCAACAGGAGATCAAGAGGGATGATAGAGTTCTCAGATTTCATTGAAGATATGAACTTAATCGACCTTCAGCTGCAAGATGGCAATTATACTTGGTTCAAGGGGGACAATCACGACACAGCTTCCAGGATCGACAGATTCTTACTCTCAGAAGAGTGGGAAGAGTGGGATGACTGTTTCAGCAACATAAAGCAGTCCCCTTTGCAAAGGTTGGCCTCTGATCACATTCCTTTGGCTTTACAGGGTGGTTCCTggataaaaaagaagaattatt encodes:
- the LOC125851597 gene encoding uncharacterized protein LOC125851597 encodes the protein MEGPWAICGDFNTTRYVSEKRNCNRRSRGMIEFSDFIEDMNLIDLQLQDGNYTWFKGDNHDTASRIDRFLLSEEWEEWDDCFSNIKQSPLQRLASDHIPLALQGGSWIKKKNYFKFENWWLGTAGFNDRIKEWWNSFSFKVMADFHQLKGHQLDYAKEHQRSSSLLEQRWESVRTQGEMEDCPCLHLVVYMDGEEPEKF